One window from the genome of Verrucomicrobiia bacterium encodes:
- a CDS encoding DUF4870 domain-containing protein → MGNEHEEKTSTGLQANVAALACYALGWITGLIFYLLEKENKFVRFHAFQSIVAFGALTALQIILAAVPVIGWTLLPLIYLAQLALWIFMMIKAYQGEKFKLPVAGDLAEKNA, encoded by the coding sequence ATGGGCAACGAACATGAAGAGAAAACCTCAACAGGACTGCAAGCCAATGTGGCCGCGCTGGCCTGCTACGCGCTCGGCTGGATCACAGGCCTGATTTTTTACCTGCTCGAAAAAGAAAACAAGTTCGTCCGTTTCCACGCGTTTCAATCCATCGTCGCTTTCGGCGCTCTGACCGCGCTGCAGATCATCCTCGCGGCCGTCCCGGTCATCGGATGGACGCTCCTGCCGCTGATTTATCTCGCGCAGCTGGCCCTCTGGATCTTCATGATGATCAAAGCCTATCAGGGAGAAAAGTTCAAGCTGCCTGTGGCGGGGGACCTGGCGGAGAAGAATGCCTGA
- a CDS encoding ion channel, which translates to MPEQGPGKGKPPAESWRVLGRDGRFNITADKSVPGPWMDLYHRLLSISWPRFFGIVSAVYFLINILFAEAYYACGPEALEGIRRGSVGTHFLDCFFFSVQTIATIGYGRISPLGIWPNILVTIEALTGLMLLGLLTGLLFSRFSRPTARVLFSRNALITLEGGTPRFFFRLANQRLNQIVEAHISAALVKTETNAEGEKYRRIYDLALERSVTPLFIMTWTVVHPIDKTSPLHGMTAASLAETETEILISVTGMDNVFSQTIHARISYTVDDILWEHRFEDMLTRRDGKIHVALQKIHDVAPVRGAVSESVQPLK; encoded by the coding sequence ATGCCTGAGCAGGGCCCCGGAAAAGGGAAGCCTCCGGCGGAAAGCTGGCGCGTCCTCGGACGGGACGGACGCTTCAACATCACGGCGGATAAGTCGGTGCCGGGCCCGTGGATGGATTTGTACCACCGTCTCCTGTCGATTTCCTGGCCGCGCTTTTTCGGGATCGTTTCCGCCGTCTACTTCCTGATCAACATCCTGTTCGCGGAGGCTTACTACGCGTGCGGGCCCGAGGCGCTGGAAGGGATTCGGCGGGGATCGGTCGGCACGCATTTCCTGGACTGCTTTTTTTTCAGCGTCCAGACGATCGCGACCATCGGCTACGGCCGCATCAGCCCGCTCGGCATCTGGCCCAACATCCTGGTCACGATCGAGGCGCTGACCGGCCTCATGCTCCTCGGCCTTCTCACCGGCCTTCTTTTTTCCCGTTTTTCCCGGCCCACGGCCCGCGTGCTTTTCAGCCGCAACGCGTTGATCACGCTCGAAGGCGGAACACCCCGCTTCTTTTTCCGCCTGGCCAACCAGCGTCTCAACCAGATCGTGGAAGCGCACATCAGCGCGGCGCTCGTCAAGACCGAAACGAACGCGGAGGGGGAGAAGTACCGCAGGATTTACGACCTTGCCCTCGAGCGGAGCGTCACGCCGCTTTTCATCATGACCTGGACGGTCGTGCATCCGATCGACAAAACCAGCCCGCTCCACGGAATGACGGCCGCGTCGCTGGCGGAAACCGAAACCGAAATCCTCATCTCCGTGACCGGCATGGACAACGTGTTCTCCCAGACCATCCACGCCCGGATTTCCTATACCGTGGACGACATCCTGTGGGAACACCGGTTCGAAGACATGCTGACACGCAGGGACGGCAAGATTCATGTCGCGCTGCAGAAAATCCACGATGTCGCGCCGGTCCGAGGCGCCGTTTCGGAAAGCGTTCAACCCCTCAAGTAA